One part of the Halopenitus persicus genome encodes these proteins:
- a CDS encoding cbb3-type cytochrome c oxidase subunit I: MSELPPKTSLRRWLVTTNHKDVGILYTITALFFLIMGGMLALLIRFQLWEPGAQFLSEIAYNEAVTTHGLVMVFWFLSPFGFGFANYFVPLQIGADDLAFPRLNALSYWMYALSGILLGISYFQGGTLSTGWTMYAPLNVPMYTPSLGSTGAILALAMFVIGITASTVNFLTTIHHSRAEGMGLMDMPLFTWSMLATVYMMLFAFAALLAVALILLSDRILGSIYFSATEGGALLWGHLFWFFGHPEVYIVFFPALGVMLELFQSFSGNRLVGRKWVIIAICLISIQSFLVWTHHMFLTTINLEVKTLMMATSIGISLPFDLVVFSLIYTLIKGRIRFTTPFLFAFGALLLFIVGGITGVFLGAIVLDYEFRGTYWVVAHFHYVMFGGATALFGGIYYWFPKMSGKMYDEFLGKVHFVIFFIGFNAVYFSMFLAWETPRRVFEYDPAFQPMHQFGTIGAVVLGLSFFIMFYNFAKSYVSGPDAPDNPWEYTRTAEWAVSSPPPLENWGGRPSYASGKLEFVSEALTPTDDDHDGPAAATDGGHGEGHGDDHLESYPYWDKHASHASIWPFALSLATGIFFFGLSGVSSAIDITTADTLFGTGITVSNPIYPVFTVLGLLGLIWTAVKWGLEDFYAPPMKIAERWPFEGVEKVKLGMWFFLASDVIVFGAFISAAVFIRVAAGWYTWEPLTDSLPGLINTFVLLTSSFTVILALVYARRKSRTGLIAYLSATILLGLTFLSIKLWEWHHEIYDVGVTLTQNSHGDPVQATIYYVTTGLHGIHVVIGLLIAGFLLVRAWNGAYQEDQRPVEYFGLYWHFVDIVWVILFPLFYLF, encoded by the coding sequence ATGTCCGAACTCCCGCCGAAGACGTCACTCCGTCGCTGGTTGGTCACGACGAACCACAAGGACGTCGGCATCCTCTACACCATCACTGCCCTGTTCTTCCTGATCATGGGCGGGATGCTCGCCCTGCTCATCCGGTTCCAGCTGTGGGAGCCGGGCGCACAGTTCCTCTCGGAGATTGCCTATAACGAGGCCGTGACGACGCACGGCCTCGTGATGGTCTTCTGGTTCCTCTCGCCGTTCGGCTTCGGCTTCGCGAACTACTTCGTCCCGCTGCAGATCGGGGCCGACGACCTCGCGTTCCCCCGGTTGAACGCGCTTTCCTATTGGATGTACGCGCTCTCGGGGATCCTCCTCGGAATCAGCTACTTCCAGGGCGGCACCCTCAGCACGGGCTGGACGATGTACGCCCCGCTGAACGTGCCGATGTACACGCCGAGCCTCGGGTCGACCGGCGCGATCCTCGCGCTCGCGATGTTCGTCATCGGGATCACGGCGTCGACGGTCAACTTCCTGACGACGATCCATCACTCCCGTGCGGAGGGTATGGGACTGATGGATATGCCGCTATTCACCTGGTCCATGCTCGCGACCGTCTACATGATGCTGTTCGCGTTCGCGGCGCTGCTCGCGGTCGCGCTCATCCTGTTGTCCGACCGGATCCTCGGGAGCATCTACTTCTCGGCGACCGAGGGCGGGGCGCTGTTGTGGGGACACCTCTTCTGGTTCTTCGGCCATCCGGAGGTGTACATCGTCTTCTTCCCCGCGCTCGGCGTGATGCTGGAGCTGTTCCAGTCGTTCTCGGGTAACCGGCTCGTCGGGCGGAAGTGGGTCATCATCGCGATCTGTCTCATCTCGATCCAGTCGTTCCTCGTGTGGACCCACCACATGTTCCTCACGACGATCAACCTGGAAGTCAAGACGCTGATGATGGCGACCTCGATCGGGATCTCGTTGCCGTTCGATCTCGTCGTCTTCTCGCTCATCTACACGCTCATCAAGGGGCGTATCAGGTTCACCACGCCGTTCCTGTTCGCCTTCGGCGCGCTGCTGCTGTTCATCGTCGGCGGCATCACCGGCGTGTTCCTCGGCGCGATCGTGCTCGATTACGAGTTCCGCGGCACCTACTGGGTCGTCGCCCACTTCCATTACGTCATGTTCGGCGGCGCGACGGCGCTGTTCGGCGGCATCTACTACTGGTTCCCGAAGATGAGCGGGAAGATGTACGACGAGTTCCTCGGGAAGGTCCACTTCGTGATCTTCTTCATCGGGTTCAACGCGGTGTACTTCTCGATGTTCCTGGCCTGGGAGACGCCGCGGCGCGTCTTCGAATACGACCCCGCATTCCAGCCGATGCACCAGTTCGGGACGATCGGCGCGGTCGTCCTCGGGCTGTCCTTCTTCATTATGTTCTACAACTTCGCGAAGTCCTACGTGTCCGGTCCGGACGCGCCGGACAACCCCTGGGAGTACACGCGAACCGCCGAGTGGGCCGTTTCCTCGCCGCCGCCGCTGGAGAACTGGGGCGGCCGCCCCTCCTACGCGTCCGGCAAGCTCGAGTTCGTCTCGGAGGCGCTCACGCCGACCGACGACGACCACGACGGTCCGGCAGCGGCGACCGACGGCGGACACGGCGAGGGTCACGGTGACGACCACCTCGAAAGCTATCCGTACTGGGACAAGCACGCGAGCCACGCCAGCATCTGGCCGTTCGCGCTCTCGCTGGCGACCGGGATATTCTTCTTCGGTCTTTCGGGCGTCTCCTCCGCGATCGACATCACGACGGCCGACACGCTGTTCGGCACCGGGATCACGGTTAGTAACCCGATCTACCCGGTCTTCACCGTCCTTGGCCTCCTCGGGCTCATCTGGACCGCCGTGAAGTGGGGGCTCGAGGACTTCTATGCGCCGCCGATGAAGATCGCGGAACGGTGGCCCTTCGAGGGCGTCGAGAAGGTGAAGCTCGGGATGTGGTTCTTCCTGGCCTCCGACGTCATCGTCTTCGGTGCGTTCATCTCGGCGGCGGTCTTCATCCGCGTGGCCGCGGGCTGGTACACCTGGGAGCCGCTGACGGATTCGCTGCCGGGACTCATCAACACCTTCGTGCTGTTGACCTCCTCGTTCACGGTCATCCTCGCGCTGGTGTACGCCCGCCGGAAGAGCCGGACGGGTCTGATCGCCTACCTGAGCGCGACGATACTGCTCGGGCTCACCTTCCTGTCGATCAAGTTGTGGGAGTGGCACCACGAGATCTACGACGTCGGCGTCACGCTCACCCAGAACTCCCACGGCGACCCGGTCCAGGCGACGATCTACTACGTGACGACCGGTCTCCACGGGATCCACGTCGTCATCGGACTACTGATCGCCGGGTTCCTGCTCGTTCGCGCCTGGAACGGCGCCTATCAGGAGGACCAGCGCCCGGTCGAGTACTTCGGCCTCTACTGGCACTTCGTCGACATCGTCTGGGTCATCCTCTTCCCGCTGTTCTACCTCTTCTGA
- a CDS encoding VOC family protein translates to MNSLLDHVMIRVEDLEESLEWYRTNFGYEETGRWEADTFTNVYLGPPGGHEDGALLELTYNHDDRTYEMGDAWGHIAVRVPEDGLQDAYDELLANGVEDYRDPESCDDRYAFVKDPDGHEIELVKRDHGAKWSLDHTMIRVEDADEAIGFWARKFEYEPAGRWESDSFANYFMEPADAAEEAMSVELTYNYDGRSYELGDSWGHLCVRTDDLENDWETLMERGATDYRDPESCDDRYAFTTDQDGHEIEILNRE, encoded by the coding sequence ATGAATTCGCTGCTCGATCACGTGATGATCCGCGTCGAGGACCTCGAGGAGAGCCTCGAGTGGTACCGAACCAACTTCGGCTACGAGGAGACGGGCCGGTGGGAGGCCGACACGTTCACGAACGTCTATCTCGGGCCCCCGGGCGGCCACGAGGACGGCGCGCTCCTGGAGCTCACCTACAACCACGACGACCGGACCTACGAGATGGGCGACGCGTGGGGTCACATCGCGGTTCGGGTTCCCGAGGACGGCCTCCAGGACGCCTACGACGAGCTACTGGCCAACGGCGTCGAGGACTACCGCGACCCCGAGTCCTGTGACGACCGGTACGCGTTCGTGAAGGATCCGGACGGCCACGAGATCGAGCTCGTCAAGCGCGACCACGGCGCGAAGTGGAGCCTCGACCACACGATGATCCGCGTCGAGGACGCCGACGAGGCGATCGGCTTCTGGGCGCGCAAGTTCGAGTACGAACCGGCCGGCCGTTGGGAATCCGACTCGTTCGCGAACTACTTCATGGAGCCCGCCGACGCCGCCGAGGAGGCGATGTCGGTCGAGCTCACCTACAACTACGACGGCCGCAGCTACGAGTTGGGCGACTCCTGGGGACACCTCTGCGTCCGTACCGACGACCTCGAGAACGACTGGGAGACGCTGATGGAGCGGGGGGCGACCGACTACCGCGACCCCGAGTCCTGTGACGACCGGTACGCGTTCACGACCGACCAGGACGGCCACGAGATCGAGATCCTGAACCGGGAGTAG
- a CDS encoding TIGR04206 family protein — MTDARRDRNDVTAEEATADEPRTDDRLALAATVGLLVVPVTVIAGESTYTLVSLWGLVTVAIAPGGDVAVSGYPIWRYLLEQPLSFGALPTSVRAWPLALAFHLLALASAATGVAWGREDRRVTAGLLVLAGIASLSVAVGIGSRYGLGPLGAVWRVVPMAAIGAWGCAIALYGPALRELLGR; from the coding sequence GTGACCGACGCTCGTCGCGATCGGAACGACGTGACCGCTGAGGAGGCCACGGCCGACGAACCCCGGACCGACGACCGGCTGGCGCTCGCCGCCACCGTGGGATTGCTCGTCGTTCCGGTGACTGTCATCGCCGGCGAGAGCACGTACACGCTCGTTTCGCTGTGGGGGCTGGTTACCGTCGCCATCGCCCCCGGCGGCGACGTCGCCGTCAGCGGCTACCCGATCTGGCGATACCTTCTCGAGCAGCCGCTGTCGTTCGGTGCACTCCCCACGTCCGTACGGGCGTGGCCGCTCGCGCTCGCGTTCCATCTGCTTGCCCTCGCGAGCGCGGCGACCGGCGTCGCGTGGGGTCGGGAGGACCGGCGTGTCACCGCCGGCCTGCTCGTGCTCGCCGGGATCGCGAGCCTTTCGGTCGCGGTCGGGATCGGATCCCGGTATGGTCTCGGGCCCCTGGGTGCCGTCTGGAGAGTCGTTCCGATGGCGGCGATCGGTGCGTGGGGGTGCGCGATCGCGTTGTACGGGCCGGCACTCCGGGAACTTCTGGGACGGTAA
- a CDS encoding BGTF surface domain-containing protein, which translates to MTVAPGATETVELTHDLENASAGETLDVTVRGDHDRVSGTTKVVDPPHYALTLNETTYDHERNGSRSLPIAGTITNVGGANATDPVSVTVDLGSGSVRRTATVDGLDAGESRSVTVTFDDDALEPLADGTHPIVTTESATDGTANATLSLSTADATTVTDDGTNTTETTDETNTTDDTDGMDSEESTDEDGSAADESDSGASDGGTGTGTSGGGSSGSGGGGGGSGGWAGPVNDGGATVNGSDNGTVAGPDRGIVGPGSVSLAEPIVDATTGGVVEITVTADERADGGALVIGNETTTGYEATARITSFGDADAVTVRFNTYTAGTTAGSVVVLDPASAAAGAAIEFDPQTDQSLRSDALAPGEYPVTVSTAQHPRTAVANPADVGVLTLAPADSGTASSWTTSAGTARSILAADSPVAALSTARAEGTVTRSETVAYGDVAVVRIDSASVSGLLALAGERRPDAGATERFRALTGPDWSPIDGTGTDVTTSTGTGDLHDDAGESPPIDLDLTETLDDDGVNRSPRTIAPGASTIEVVPDHDRDRVTLLVDTAELRFQDGSILDPAAEPAISLGFSVTDPRIQRAADRGTDPVGWPRIVEPRRQGHRVGTAADRPGHLRPLVSLERHPSYGLSTVPSGIETPPSALEITPLSGGSEATTGFTVVERDVRFAADPYDAHAAPDQSFAGSTTLAPGTEFTVRIRPIAASESEFRGRNESVRVAADGTWSATVDLSALTVGDRYRVSVHGLDGVESRPSVEGRIRAADPATEAMTGTPPAAVDSPAAGEGRTSGAGSGAGGGSSGADEVDRPADGSGDASGEAGTVGDGHGVVEVVGRNVESVVGTLAADPTGSLLAAFEAIRDRIDVESIASGISIVLFAFATYRRVR; encoded by the coding sequence GTGACGGTCGCACCGGGGGCTACGGAGACCGTCGAACTGACCCACGATCTCGAGAACGCGTCGGCCGGCGAGACGCTCGACGTGACGGTGCGCGGCGACCACGACCGAGTGAGCGGGACGACCAAGGTCGTCGACCCGCCCCACTACGCGCTCACGCTGAACGAGACGACGTACGACCACGAGCGCAACGGGAGCCGATCGCTTCCGATCGCGGGGACGATCACGAACGTCGGCGGCGCGAACGCGACCGATCCGGTGTCCGTGACCGTCGATCTCGGGTCGGGATCGGTGCGTCGGACCGCGACCGTCGACGGCCTCGACGCCGGCGAGTCACGCTCCGTCACGGTCACGTTCGATGACGACGCGCTCGAGCCGCTTGCCGATGGGACGCATCCGATCGTTACGACCGAATCAGCCACCGACGGAACTGCGAATGCCACCCTCTCGCTTTCGACCGCGGACGCAACGACCGTGACCGACGACGGGACGAACACGACCGAGACGACTGATGAAACGAACACGACCGACGACACTGACGGGATGGACTCCGAGGAATCGACTGACGAGGACGGGTCGGCGGCCGACGAGTCCGATTCGGGAGCGTCCGACGGCGGAACCGGAACGGGAACGTCCGGCGGCGGGAGCAGCGGGAGCGGCGGTGGCGGAGGCGGTAGCGGAGGCTGGGCGGGGCCCGTGAATGACGGTGGCGCCACTGTCAACGGCAGCGACAACGGGACGGTTGCCGGTCCTGACCGCGGGATCGTCGGTCCCGGATCGGTCTCGCTTGCCGAGCCGATCGTCGACGCGACCACCGGCGGCGTCGTCGAGATCACGGTTACGGCGGACGAACGCGCCGATGGCGGGGCGCTCGTGATCGGGAACGAAACGACCACGGGGTACGAGGCGACCGCCCGGATCACCTCCTTCGGCGACGCCGACGCGGTGACGGTCCGGTTCAACACCTACACGGCGGGCACGACCGCCGGCTCGGTGGTCGTGCTCGATCCGGCGTCGGCCGCCGCCGGTGCAGCGATCGAGTTCGACCCGCAAACCGACCAGAGCCTCCGATCCGACGCGCTAGCTCCCGGCGAGTACCCCGTCACCGTCTCGACCGCGCAGCACCCCCGGACGGCCGTCGCCAACCCGGCCGACGTCGGTGTGCTCACGCTTGCGCCCGCGGACTCCGGAACCGCCTCCAGCTGGACCACCTCGGCAGGGACGGCCCGGTCGATACTCGCTGCCGACTCGCCGGTTGCGGCGCTCTCGACGGCCCGCGCGGAAGGAACGGTCACGCGGAGCGAGACGGTCGCGTACGGCGACGTCGCAGTCGTTCGGATCGACTCCGCGAGCGTCTCCGGGCTGTTGGCGTTGGCGGGCGAACGCCGCCCCGACGCGGGGGCCACGGAGCGGTTCCGCGCCCTTACGGGTCCCGACTGGTCGCCGATCGACGGGACCGGGACCGACGTTACAACCAGTACCGGGACCGGCGATCTCCACGACGACGCGGGTGAGAGCCCGCCGATCGACCTCGATCTGACCGAGACGCTCGACGACGACGGCGTGAACCGTTCGCCCCGGACGATCGCTCCCGGCGCGAGCACGATCGAGGTGGTTCCCGATCACGACCGCGACCGCGTCACGCTGCTCGTGGACACCGCCGAACTCCGGTTCCAGGACGGCTCCATCCTCGATCCGGCCGCCGAACCGGCGATCTCCCTCGGCTTCTCCGTCACCGATCCGCGGATCCAGCGAGCGGCCGACCGCGGGACCGACCCGGTCGGCTGGCCCCGGATCGTCGAGCCGCGCCGCCAGGGGCATCGTGTCGGGACCGCCGCCGACCGTCCCGGCCACCTTCGTCCTCTCGTGTCCCTGGAACGCCACCCCTCGTACGGCCTCTCAACGGTCCCGTCCGGGATCGAGACGCCGCCATCGGCCCTCGAGATCACGCCGCTCTCGGGCGGCTCCGAGGCAACGACCGGATTCACCGTGGTCGAACGCGACGTCCGGTTCGCGGCAGACCCGTACGACGCTCACGCCGCGCCGGACCAGTCGTTCGCCGGCTCGACCACGCTCGCGCCGGGAACCGAGTTCACGGTTCGAATTCGGCCGATCGCCGCGTCGGAGTCGGAGTTTCGTGGCCGCAACGAGTCGGTTCGGGTCGCCGCCGACGGGACGTGGTCGGCAACCGTCGATCTCTCCGCGCTGACCGTCGGGGATCGGTATCGCGTGTCCGTCCACGGCCTCGACGGGGTCGAATCGCGGCCGTCCGTTGAGGGCCGGATCCGGGCTGCCGATCCGGCCACTGAGGCGATGACCGGGACGCCGCCGGCCGCGGTCGACAGCCCCGCCGCTGGCGAGGGACGGACGAGCGGTGCCGGTAGCGGTGCCGGTGGTGGAAGTTCGGGGGCTGACGAGGTCGACCGGCCGGCCGATGGATCCGGGGATGCGAGTGGCGAAGCGGGCACCGTCGGTGATGGCCACGGTGTCGTCGAGGTGGTCGGTAGGAACGTGGAATCGGTCGTCGGCACGCTCGCTGCGGATCCGACCGGTAGCCTCCTCGCAGCGTTCGAGGCGATTCGGGATCGGATCGACGTCGAATCGATCGCGTCGGGGATCAGCATAGTGCTGTTCGCTTTCGCGACGTATCGTCGCGTTCGATAG
- a CDS encoding MATE family efflux transporter, with product MIRPPNPVRLVIRWIGIALARLGLIDRERAIRTTELAWPRVVTGIARMSKNAVDVAMVGVAVGSAAIAGVGFAGPFWGLAFAIGGGVAGGTIALVSQRYGADAREDLGRAVRGSVTLVVAITLPVAATFWLVPAELIGLLSSDARAIELGARYLQVVGLGIPFAALNLVGSRVLVGADDAYTAMQLRAGGAVANVLLNAVLIFGLDLGVVGAAIGTVLSNVVVTAAFAVGLVRGGLPAVGSFPVRIDPIGTYVDPGTLSDLVSIGAPVGARNLVWTAAEFPMLAILDIFGRDVVAAFVIARRIWGIMNTPGWGFGLAASSLVGQELGTGAEATAERYGRDIIRFAVATYFVSAVLVAAFAEPIVGLFVDDPGDPAIPIAVTLVYAACVAIVFQGIAGGAAGPLDASGDTTIPFLSQFLGMFCVSIPLAYLGATTALGLWGVYLGFLAETGVPAAINYWRFDSGTWKSVSRGYRPETGGTE from the coding sequence GTGATCCGTCCTCCGAACCCGGTCCGGCTCGTCATTCGCTGGATCGGGATCGCGCTCGCTCGCCTCGGTCTCATCGACCGCGAGCGCGCGATCCGCACGACCGAGTTGGCGTGGCCGCGCGTCGTGACGGGGATCGCCCGGATGTCGAAGAACGCCGTCGACGTCGCGATGGTCGGAGTCGCGGTGGGGTCGGCCGCGATCGCCGGGGTCGGGTTCGCCGGCCCCTTTTGGGGGCTCGCGTTCGCGATCGGCGGCGGCGTCGCCGGGGGAACGATCGCGCTGGTCTCCCAACGATACGGTGCCGACGCCCGCGAGGATCTCGGACGGGCGGTCCGCGGGAGCGTCACGCTCGTCGTCGCGATCACGCTCCCTGTCGCGGCGACCTTCTGGCTCGTCCCGGCCGAGCTGATCGGGCTGCTCTCGAGCGACGCCCGCGCGATCGAGCTGGGCGCACGCTACCTCCAGGTGGTCGGGCTCGGGATCCCCTTCGCCGCGCTCAACCTCGTCGGAAGCCGCGTGCTCGTCGGCGCCGACGACGCCTACACCGCGATGCAGCTGCGCGCCGGGGGCGCGGTCGCGAACGTCCTCCTCAACGCCGTGTTGATCTTCGGACTCGATCTCGGCGTCGTCGGGGCGGCGATCGGGACCGTCCTCTCGAACGTCGTGGTGACCGCGGCCTTCGCGGTCGGGCTGGTTCGTGGCGGACTACCCGCAGTCGGGTCGTTTCCGGTCCGGATCGATCCGATCGGCACGTACGTCGACCCCGGCACCCTCTCGGATCTCGTCTCGATCGGCGCGCCGGTCGGCGCGCGGAACCTCGTGTGGACGGCCGCCGAGTTCCCGATGCTTGCGATCCTCGACATCTTCGGCCGGGACGTCGTCGCGGCGTTCGTCATCGCCAGGCGGATCTGGGGAATCATGAACACGCCCGGCTGGGGCTTCGGACTAGCCGCCTCGAGCCTCGTCGGCCAGGAACTCGGAACCGGTGCGGAGGCGACCGCCGAGCGGTACGGCCGCGACATCATCCGGTTCGCGGTCGCGACGTACTTCGTCTCGGCGGTTCTGGTTGCCGCCTTCGCCGAACCGATCGTCGGCCTGTTCGTCGACGATCCCGGCGATCCCGCGATCCCGATCGCGGTCACGCTCGTGTACGCCGCCTGCGTGGCGATCGTGTTTCAGGGAATTGCCGGCGGCGCCGCCGGTCCGCTCGACGCGAGCGGCGACACGACGATCCCGTTCCTCAGCCAGTTTCTCGGGATGTTCTGCGTCTCGATCCCGTTGGCGTACCTCGGCGCGACGACCGCGCTGGGGTTGTGGGGCGTCTATCTCGGCTTCCTCGCGGAGACGGGCGTGCCCGCCGCGATCAACTACTGGCGGTTCGACTCCGGGACCTGGAAGTCGGTCAGCCGCGGCTATCGACCCGAGACCGGCGGCACCGAGTGA
- the coxB gene encoding cytochrome c oxidase subunit II, with amino-acid sequence MIASVLLQGTDGLRSQAEIFNEIFSVFLGLGTLIGVIVVSYMLWNAYKYRDDGSEPKESFDPPVLGELPTGKGGPKAKKLFLSFGLSAIVVISLVVYAYGLLLVVEQGPDAPDVESADMEVEVVGYQFGWEFQYPNGVTTQNTLYVPEDSAIELRVTSRDVWHTFGVTDLRIKSDAIPGDYSETWFTTDGEDLSSGEERTHKIECFELCGSGHSYMTGEIVVMNEQDFDTWYDEQAAALENESAGSGSAGEMGNTTNAVTAQGVEA; translated from the coding sequence ATGATAGCGTCAGTATTACTGCAAGGGACCGATGGTCTCCGGTCGCAGGCCGAGATCTTCAACGAGATCTTCTCCGTCTTCCTCGGGCTCGGCACGCTCATCGGAGTCATCGTCGTCTCATACATGCTGTGGAACGCGTACAAGTATCGGGACGACGGAAGCGAACCGAAAGAGAGCTTCGACCCGCCGGTGCTCGGCGAGCTGCCGACCGGCAAGGGTGGGCCGAAGGCCAAGAAACTCTTCCTGTCGTTCGGACTCAGCGCGATCGTCGTCATCAGCCTCGTCGTTTACGCGTACGGCCTGCTGTTGGTCGTCGAGCAGGGGCCCGATGCACCCGACGTCGAGTCGGCGGATATGGAGGTCGAGGTCGTCGGCTACCAGTTCGGCTGGGAGTTCCAGTACCCCAACGGCGTCACCACCCAGAACACGCTGTACGTCCCGGAGGACTCGGCGATCGAGTTACGGGTGACGTCACGGGACGTCTGGCACACGTTCGGCGTGACCGATCTCCGGATCAAGTCCGACGCGATCCCGGGCGACTACTCGGAGACGTGGTTCACGACCGACGGGGAGGACCTCTCGAGCGGTGAGGAACGAACCCACAAGATCGAGTGCTTCGAGCTCTGTGGTTCGGGGCACTCCTATATGACCGGCGAGATCGTCGTGATGAACGAACAGGACTTCGACACGTGGTACGACGAGCAGGCCGCAGCGCTCGAGAACGAGTCCGCCGGGTCGGGATCCGCGGGCGAAATGGGGAACACGACGAACGCGGTGACCGCCCAGGGGGTTGAAGCGTAA
- a CDS encoding universal stress protein, protein MYHVLLAVDEDESRSSRIAEAVADLPSASTDVFVSIFHCFVDNPAGASATQVGSVRTVQDLLEEAGIDNQVLEASGDPADAILEAADEEQVDAIYLGGRKRSPAGKALFGSVTQSVILSAEHPVTVAGKTRTAD, encoded by the coding sequence ATGTACCACGTACTGCTGGCCGTGGACGAGGACGAGAGTCGAAGCAGTCGAATCGCCGAGGCGGTCGCCGACCTCCCGAGCGCGAGTACGGACGTGTTCGTGTCGATCTTCCACTGTTTCGTGGACAATCCCGCGGGCGCCTCGGCGACGCAGGTCGGCAGCGTCCGGACCGTGCAGGACCTGCTCGAGGAGGCGGGGATCGACAACCAGGTGCTGGAGGCCAGCGGCGACCCGGCGGACGCGATCCTCGAGGCCGCCGACGAGGAACAGGTCGACGCGATCTACCTCGGCGGACGCAAGCGATCGCCCGCCGGCAAGGCGCTGTTCGGCAGCGTCACGCAGTCGGTGATCCTGAGCGCTGAGCATCCGGTGACGGTCGCCGGGAAGACGAGAACGGCGGATTAA
- a CDS encoding VNG_1110C family protein, translating into MPDPARLRDSTQIVLPCQSLDGIRDRLEAEFTVTIVESDGRCRIIGSPVVIKSVSEFLGRYGIAVA; encoded by the coding sequence ATGCCGGATCCGGCGCGCCTCAGAGACAGCACCCAGATCGTCCTTCCCTGTCAGTCGCTCGACGGGATCCGGGACCGTCTGGAGGCGGAGTTCACGGTCACGATCGTCGAATCCGACGGACGCTGCCGGATCATCGGCAGCCCGGTGGTAATAAAATCGGTCAGCGAGTTCCTTGGTCGATACGGAATCGCGGTCGCCTGA
- a CDS encoding OBG GTPase family GTP-binding protein codes for MGLEEEIEDLREEIAETPYNKSTEAHIGRLKAKLAEKKEKLENQSSAGGGHGYAVEKHGDATVALVGFPSVGKSTLINALTNADSETGSYEFTTLDVNPGMLQYRGAQIQILDVPGLIEGAAGGRGGGKEVLSVVRTADLVVFLLSVFEIEQYDRLSEELYDTNIRLDTEPPNINVRKTHKDGIQVTTSDEVSLEEETIKQVLREYGYVNAQVTIPHDVTIDELVDGVMDNRVYLPSMVAVNKADLIDKDYLPTIERELRDRDIDPEEAVFISAEEERGLDGFTERVWEELGLIRIYMDKPGRGVDYEEPLVLFEGDTVGDACRKIGGEFEERFKFARVSGPSAKHDEQQVGRDHELADEDELRIVARK; via the coding sequence ATGGGACTGGAAGAGGAGATCGAGGACCTCCGCGAGGAGATCGCCGAGACGCCCTACAACAAGTCCACAGAGGCTCACATCGGTCGTCTCAAGGCGAAGCTCGCGGAGAAGAAGGAGAAGCTGGAGAACCAGTCCTCCGCCGGCGGCGGCCACGGCTACGCCGTCGAGAAGCACGGCGACGCCACCGTCGCGCTCGTCGGGTTCCCGAGCGTCGGCAAGTCGACGCTGATCAACGCCCTCACCAACGCCGACAGCGAGACCGGCTCCTACGAGTTCACGACGCTCGACGTCAACCCCGGAATGTTGCAGTATCGGGGCGCACAGATACAGATACTCGACGTTCCGGGGTTGATCGAAGGGGCTGCCGGCGGGCGCGGCGGGGGCAAGGAGGTCCTCTCGGTCGTCCGGACCGCCGACCTCGTCGTCTTCCTGCTGTCGGTCTTCGAGATCGAGCAGTACGACCGCCTGAGCGAGGAGCTCTACGACACCAACATCCGGCTCGACACGGAGCCGCCGAACATCAACGTCCGCAAGACGCACAAGGACGGCATCCAGGTGACGACGAGCGACGAGGTGAGTCTCGAGGAGGAGACGATCAAGCAGGTCCTCCGCGAGTACGGCTACGTCAACGCGCAGGTGACCATCCCGCACGACGTCACGATCGACGAGCTCGTCGACGGCGTGATGGACAACCGCGTCTACCTCCCCTCGATGGTCGCGGTCAACAAGGCGGACCTGATCGACAAGGACTACCTACCCACGATCGAGCGGGAGCTGCGCGACCGTGACATCGACCCCGAGGAGGCCGTGTTCATCTCCGCGGAGGAGGAGCGCGGCCTCGACGGGTTCACGGAACGCGTCTGGGAGGAGCTCGGCCTGATCCGGATCTATATGGACAAGCCCGGCCGAGGGGTCGACTACGAGGAACCGTTGGTCCTCTTCGAGGGCGACACCGTCGGCGACGCCTGCCGGAAGATCGGCGGCGAGTTCGAGGAGCGGTTCAAGTTCGCCCGCGTCTCCGGCCCGAGCGCGAAACACGACGAACAGCAGGTCGGACGGGACCACGAACTCGCCGACGAGGACGAGCTCAGGATCGTCGCTCGGAAATGA
- a CDS encoding cytochrome C oxidase subunit IV family protein has translation MASDSIKLYALVYVALVGLATSKFVFFEFDQFFTYEQAFAGTMGAAALKGALIVGYYQHLKWENRSLTYLMAVALAFALLLMAAATYSIT, from the coding sequence ATGGCGTCGGATTCGATCAAACTCTATGCGCTGGTGTACGTCGCGCTCGTGGGGCTGGCGACCTCGAAGTTCGTCTTCTTCGAGTTCGACCAGTTCTTCACCTACGAGCAGGCGTTCGCCGGCACGATGGGAGCTGCCGCGTTGAAGGGCGCGCTCATCGTCGGCTACTACCAACACCTCAAGTGGGAGAACCGGTCGCTGACTTACCTGATGGCCGTCGCGCTCGCGTTCGCGCTCCTGCTGATGGCGGCCGCGACCTACTCCATCACGTAG